A region from the Benincasa hispida cultivar B227 chromosome 8, ASM972705v1, whole genome shotgun sequence genome encodes:
- the LOC120083095 gene encoding UV-B-induced protein At3g17800, chloroplastic: MEAAMATVIGSPIGAFARLNSTGRSEIFGNGLGFVRFPSLSHVPIRVSYSKLWNKKLGSGIRRSTVVRASMDAESSESDDPIAPLQLESPIGQFLTQILVSHPHLVPAAVEQQLEQLQIDRDAEGNKEASGSGTDLVLYRRIAEVKANERKKVLEEILYALVVQKFMDANVPLIPAITPLSSDVSGRVDTWAANDDSLEHLHSPEAYEMIQNHLALILGNRVGDSTSVVQISKLRVGQVYAASVMYGYFLKRVDQRFQLEKTMKVLPKASNVEEGIIQQVIGEDVRPNVGENSPPVSPHPEISSWPDHDGNGVGGFGQGIKASRLRNYVMAFDGETLQRYATIRSKEAVGIIEKHTEALFGRPEIAITPQGTIDPSKDEQLKISFGGLKGLVLEAVTFGSFLWDVESYVDSRYHFVVS; the protein is encoded by the exons ATGGAAGCTGCCATGGCAACTGTGATCGGATCTCCCATTGGAGCTTTTGCTCGCCTAAATTCTACTGGAAGATCGGAAATCTTCGGCAACGGACTTGGTTTTGTGCGCTTTCCTTCCCTATCTCATGTCCCAATTCGT GTATCTTACTCCAAACTCTGGAATAAGAAATTAGGCTCTGGAATTAGAAGAAGCACGGTAGTTAGGGCATCCATGGATGCGGAGTCATCTGAATCAGATGATCCTATTGCTCCCCTTCAGTTGGAGTCTCCAATTGGGCAGTTTTTGACTCAAATCTTGGTTAGCCATCCCCATCTTGTCCCTGCTGCTGTTGAGCAACAGCTTGAGCAGCTTCAAATTGACCGTGATGCCGAGGGGAATAAGGAGGCTTCTGGTTCTGGTACTGATTTGGTTTTGTACAG GAGAATTGCTGAGGTCAAGgcaaatgaaaggaaaaaagttTTAGAAGAAATCCTATATGCTTTGGTAGTACAGAAATTCATGGATGCTAATGTTCCCCTGATACCTGCAATAACTCCTTTATCTTCTGATGTTTCTGGCCGAGTTGACACTTGGGCTGCTAATGATGATAGCCTTGAGCATCTTCACTCGCCTGAAGCATATGAAATGATTCAGAACCACCTCGCTCTCATCCTTGGGAACAGGGTGGGTGACTCAACCTCAGTAGTACAAATAAGCAAACTCAGGGTTGGCCAGGTCTATGCTGCTTCAGTGATGTATGGCTACTTTCTTAAGCGAGTTGACCAGCGCTTTCAGCTTGAGAAGACTATGAAAGTTCTTCCAAAAGCATCAAATGTAGAAGAGGGTATAATCCAGCAAGTTATTGGAGAGGATGTGAGACCTAATGTGGGAGAGAACTCACCACCTGTTTCACCACATCCCGAAATCTCTTCCTGGCCCGATCATGATGGGAACGGTGTTGGGGGATTTGGTCAAGGTATAAAAGCTTCTAGACTGCGCAATTACGTAATGGCCTTTGATGGGGAGACACTTCAGAGATATGCAACAATAAGATCCAAAGAGGCTGTCGGCATCATCGAGAAGCACACAGAAGCATTGTTTGGTAGACCTGAAATTGCTATAACACCTCAAGGAACCATCGATCCTTCCAAAGATGAACAGTTGAAGATTAGCTTCGGTGGTTTGAAGGGATTGGTTTTGGAAGCTGTCACTTTTGGTTCTTTCCTCTGGGATGTCGAAAGCTATGTGGATTCAAGGTACCATTTTGTTGTGAGTTGA